A portion of the Bacteroidota bacterium genome contains these proteins:
- a CDS encoding pyridoxal phosphate-dependent aminotransferase has protein sequence MPKISERGQAMPPSPIRKLTPYANVAKAKGIKVYHLNIGQPDIETPQTILDAVKHTDLKVLAYSPSEGFQSYREALAKYYQKNAISISSEEIIITTGGSEAISFAMLSCLNPGDEIIIPEPFYANYNGFAQVAGVKVVPIKSNIEDGFALPKIEEFELSITAKTKAIMICNPNNPTGYLYSLKELQTLRDLCLKHDLFLFSDEAYREFCYDGAKHISVMSLEGLENHAILLDTISKRYSACGARIGSLVTHNKEVLQTALKFAQARLSPPTLAQILGEAACSLPDDYFDEVLHEYQSRRNILVKRLQAMPNVVCPNPKGAFYIIAKLPVKSSEDFCQWLLSSFSYKGVTLMMAPASGFYSTSGLGQSEVRMAYVLNEESINAAMDCLQEALKVYKD, from the coding sequence ATGCCAAAGATCTCTGAACGCGGTCAAGCCATGCCGCCATCACCCATTCGCAAATTGACACCTTATGCCAATGTCGCTAAGGCAAAAGGAATTAAAGTATATCATCTGAACATTGGTCAACCCGATATTGAAACACCACAAACAATCTTAGATGCAGTGAAGCATACAGATTTGAAGGTGCTTGCATACAGCCCCAGTGAAGGTTTCCAAAGCTATAGGGAAGCCTTGGCAAAGTACTATCAAAAAAATGCAATTAGTATTTCATCCGAAGAGATTATCATTACCACCGGAGGGTCAGAAGCTATTTCATTTGCCATGCTTTCTTGCCTGAATCCCGGAGATGAAATCATCATCCCTGAGCCTTTTTATGCTAATTACAACGGTTTTGCACAGGTGGCGGGAGTTAAAGTAGTTCCCATCAAATCCAATATTGAAGATGGTTTTGCACTACCTAAGATTGAAGAATTTGAACTTTCCATCACAGCCAAGACCAAGGCAATCATGATATGCAATCCCAATAACCCTACCGGTTATCTTTATAGTTTGAAAGAGTTGCAGACACTGCGCGACCTATGTCTGAAACATGATTTATTTCTGTTTAGTGATGAGGCATACAGAGAGTTTTGTTATGATGGAGCCAAACATATTTCGGTTATGAGTTTGGAAGGCTTGGAGAATCACGCCATCTTGTTGGATACAATTTCCAAAAGATATAGTGCTTGTGGAGCCAGAATCGGCTCTTTGGTTACACATAATAAAGAAGTGCTTCAAACCGCATTGAAATTTGCGCAAGCCCGACTTTCTCCGCCCACATTAGCGCAGATTTTAGGAGAAGCAGCATGCAGCCTGCCGGATGATTATTTTGATGAAGTATTGCACGAATATCAGAGCCGCAGAAACATACTTGTAAAACGGTTGCAAGCCATGCCAAACGTGGTTTGTCCAAACCCCAAAGGCGCATTTTATATCATTGCCAAACTTCCGGTCAAAAGCAGTGAAGATTTTTGTCAATGGCTACTTTCTTCGTTTAGTTACAAAGGTGTCACACTGATGATGGCTCCCGCAAGTGGCTTTTATTCCACATCGGGTTTGGGTCAGTCTGAGGTGAGAATGGCGTATGTGCTCAATGAAGAAAGTATCAACGCAGCCATGGATTGCCTGCAAGAAGCGTTGAAGGTTTATAAAGATTAA
- a CDS encoding virulence RhuM family protein — protein MSELIPNNSDFILYTSLDGEVRVDVFVHNESVWLTQKAMQDLFDRSKSTVSEHISNVFKEGELDENQVVRKFRTTADDGKDYEVSYYNLDVIISVGYRIKSQRGTQFRIWATKTLKEFIIKGFVLDEKRLKQGGHVFGKDYFEELLERIREIRASERRFYQKITDIYAQCSIDYDANSEITQNFYKTVQNKLHWAITGNTAAEIIHERVDSQKPNMGLTTWKNSPDGKVLKSDIGTAKNYLEEKEIKELNRLVELYLNFAELQAERNIPMKMSEWIEVLDGFLKINRYELLDNAGKISNEQAIAKASQEFEKFIIIQDKKYLSDFDKELNKIKKRK, from the coding sequence ATGTCAGAGCTTATTCCAAATAACTCCGATTTTATTCTATACACTTCTCTAGATGGTGAAGTACGAGTAGATGTTTTTGTTCACAATGAATCTGTTTGGCTTACCCAAAAAGCAATGCAAGATTTATTTGATAGATCAAAATCAACAGTAAGTGAACACATTAGCAATGTTTTTAAAGAAGGGGAATTGGACGAAAATCAAGTTGTTCGGAAATTCCGAACAACTGCAGATGATGGAAAAGATTATGAGGTTTCCTATTATAATCTTGATGTAATTATTTCAGTTGGATACAGAATTAAATCTCAAAGAGGAACACAGTTTCGTATTTGGGCTACTAAAACACTCAAAGAATTTATTATTAAAGGATTTGTTTTAGATGAAAAGCGATTAAAGCAAGGAGGTCATGTTTTTGGGAAAGATTATTTTGAGGAATTACTCGAAAGAATTCGGGAAATTCGAGCTTCAGAGAGGCGATTTTATCAGAAAATCACTGATATCTATGCTCAATGCAGTATTGATTATGATGCAAATTCTGAAATAACTCAAAATTTTTACAAAACAGTTCAAAACAAACTTCATTGGGCAATTACTGGAAATACGGCAGCTGAAATTATTCATGAAAGAGTGGATTCTCAAAAGCCAAATATGGGTTTAACAACTTGGAAAAACTCACCTGATGGTAAAGTATTAAAATCAGATATAGGAACTGCAAAAAATTATTTAGAAGAAAAAGAAATTAAAGAGCTAAATCGTTTGGTAGAATTATATTTAAACTTTGCTGAACTGCAAGCCGAAAGAAATATACCAATGAAAATGTCGGAATGGATTGAAGTTTTAGATGGTTTTCTAAAAATCAATCGATATGAATTATTGGATAATGCAGGCAAAATATCGAATGAACAAGCAATCGCAAAGGCGAGTCAAGAATTTGAAAAATTCATAATTATTCAAGACAAAAAATATCTTTCTGATTTTGACAAGGAATTAAATAAAATCAAAAAAAGAAAATAA
- a CDS encoding DoxX family protein: MGIIQNYAKEWNKGTDIALLLFRFIFACLLILEHGLPKLSKAFSGDEIQFLDPIGIGMHSSFYLALFAETVVALFLMLGLFTRFASFILIINFAVIVYLKMFVSQSPIGDIEHIIFYFVAFVALFFSGAGKFSLDYTLFSKKK; encoded by the coding sequence ATGGGTATTATACAAAACTATGCAAAAGAGTGGAACAAAGGCACCGACATCGCTTTGTTGTTATTCAGGTTTATTTTTGCTTGTCTGTTAATTCTTGAACACGGTCTGCCTAAGCTAAGCAAGGCTTTTTCGGGTGATGAAATCCAGTTTTTAGATCCCATCGGTATCGGGATGCATAGTTCGTTTTATCTTGCTTTGTTTGCCGAAACTGTGGTGGCTTTGTTTTTAATGTTAGGTTTGTTTACTCGTTTTGCAAGTTTCATTCTTATAATCAACTTTGCTGTGATTGTATATCTGAAGATGTTTGTGTCACAAAGTCCTATTGGAGATATTGAGCACATTATTTTTTACTTTGTAGCTTTTGTAGCTTTGTTTTTTTCGGGAGCGGGCAAATTTTCTTTGGACTATACATTGTTTAGTAAGAAAAAATAA
- a CDS encoding DUF2249 domain-containing protein, with product MSNTSEPIKEYDVRELIPIDRHTMLLDVFKNLPTGYSFTFINDHDPLPLFYEFRSIHGDVVGWDYLNRGGREWKVKVTRLEDSIGREFTEISTMMDLRKVEKKDWKHVIFHRYGMMKEGDVMEIVAAENPEEIYGTFIMKFEGQFRWVFKKKEPGEFIIHLTKTVKSGLGDDGFMVVNEFDVRPYTPTERHEIFYKAFADIKAGEAFILINDHDPKPLYYQMEAESKEPFRWEYLEEGPEVWKVRVIKVKE from the coding sequence ATGAGTAATACTTCAGAACCAATAAAAGAGTACGATGTACGCGAACTGATTCCAATTGACAGACACACCATGCTATTGGATGTTTTTAAAAATTTGCCGACAGGTTATAGTTTCACCTTTATCAACGACCACGACCCACTGCCCCTATTCTATGAATTTCGCTCTATTCACGGAGATGTTGTAGGCTGGGACTATCTGAACCGAGGCGGAAGAGAATGGAAAGTTAAGGTTACACGCTTGGAGGATTCGATAGGCAGAGAGTTTACCGAAATCTCCACCATGATGGACCTGCGCAAGGTTGAAAAGAAAGACTGGAAACACGTGATTTTTCACCGATATGGGATGATGAAAGAAGGTGATGTAATGGAAATTGTGGCAGCAGAAAATCCCGAAGAAATTTACGGCACATTCATCATGAAATTTGAAGGACAATTTAGATGGGTATTCAAAAAGAAAGAGCCCGGGGAGTTTATCATCCACCTTACTAAAACCGTCAAAAGCGGATTGGGAGATGACGGATTCATGGTGGTTAATGAATTTGATGTACGTCCATACACACCCACAGAAAGACACGAGATTTTCTATAAAGCTTTTGCCGATATCAAAGCGGGCGAAGCATTCATTCTGATTAACGACCACGACCCAAAACCCCTTTATTATCAAATGGAAGCCGAGAGCAAAGAACCATTTCGTTGGGAATACCTCGAAGAGGGTCCCGAAGTGTGGAAAGTTCGGGTAATCAAAGTAAAAGAATAA
- a CDS encoding SDR family oxidoreductase, with protein sequence MSAKLLSGKKGIIFGALDPKSIAWKVAEKCHEEGAEFILTNAPIALRMGTINELAQKTGAEVVGCDVTLESDMEALVDAAIAKYGKIDFVLHSVGMSLNIRKGRAYTDLDYEFMHKTFDISAISFHRLMQTLWKKDAMNDWGSIIALTYIAAQRVFPDYNEMAESKALLESFARSFGYRFGKTKHVRVNTISQSPTPTTAGSGVSGFDSFYEYADKISPLGNASAEDCASYCVSLFSDLTRMVTMQNLFHDGGFSYTGLSEEVMEAFKHKHS encoded by the coding sequence ATGTCAGCAAAATTATTATCAGGAAAAAAAGGCATCATTTTTGGCGCGCTTGACCCCAAATCAATAGCGTGGAAAGTAGCAGAAAAATGCCATGAAGAAGGCGCAGAATTCATTCTGACAAATGCACCCATCGCTTTGAGAATGGGAACTATCAACGAACTTGCACAAAAAACCGGTGCAGAGGTTGTCGGTTGCGATGTTACACTCGAAAGTGATATGGAAGCTTTGGTAGATGCGGCTATTGCCAAATATGGAAAAATTGATTTTGTTCTTCATTCTGTTGGTATGTCTTTGAACATTCGCAAAGGCAGAGCATATACAGACCTTGATTATGAATTCATGCACAAAACCTTCGATATTTCTGCAATTTCTTTTCACAGATTGATGCAAACTCTTTGGAAAAAAGATGCCATGAACGATTGGGGTTCCATTATAGCACTGACCTATATTGCAGCACAACGCGTATTCCCCGATTACAACGAAATGGCAGAAAGCAAAGCTCTGCTTGAGTCTTTTGCCAGAAGTTTCGGATACCGTTTCGGAAAGACAAAACACGTACGCGTTAACACAATTTCTCAGTCTCCCACCCCGACTACAGCGGGTAGTGGTGTCAGCGGATTTGACTCTTTTTATGAATATGCAGACAAAATAAGCCCACTGGGTAATGCGTCCGCAGAGGATTGTGCAAGCTATTGCGTAAGCCTCTTTAGCGATTTGACCAGGATGGTTACCATGCAAAATCTCTTTCATGATGGAGGTTTTTCTTATACCGGTCTTAGCGAAGAAGTAATGGAGGCATTTAAACACAAGCATTCATGA
- the purB gene encoding adenylosuccinate lyase, which yields MNINALNAISPIDGRYWDKCNEIAPYFSEFALIKYRVRVEIEYFIKLSDFIPEHFASKITLEQRTTLRKIYEDFSESDALSVKEIEKTTNHDVKAVEYFIKNKISGTALETHKEWIHFGLTSQDINNTAIPLATKEAWENVVLPEMNAVIHNLDALAKEWSDIPMLAKTHGQPASPTLLGKEIKVFVERVKGQIALCQQIPFSAKFGGATGNLNAHFVTFPDKDWISFAKDFTENTLGLSRTRYTTQIEPYDNAAAFFDANKRINNIFIDLSRDFWTYISMHYFTQKIKAGEIGSSAMPHKVNPIDFENAEGNLGMANAILEHLAAKLPISRLQRDLTDSTVLRNVGVPLAHGIIAYKSLLKGLDKLQLHRQTIDNDLEDNLVVVAEAIQNILRVIGYPNPYETLKELTRNNEKLTREKLDIFIDGLDVSADIKTRLKKITPFNYTGNN from the coding sequence ATGAATATTAATGCCCTCAATGCCATAAGCCCTATTGACGGCAGATATTGGGATAAATGTAATGAAATTGCCCCCTATTTTTCTGAGTTTGCACTGATAAAATACCGCGTTAGAGTTGAAATTGAATATTTTATCAAACTTTCTGATTTTATTCCCGAACATTTTGCTTCCAAAATAACTCTTGAACAAAGAACCACTTTGCGAAAGATTTATGAAGATTTTTCCGAATCGGATGCCTTATCCGTCAAAGAAATTGAGAAAACTACAAATCACGATGTAAAAGCGGTTGAGTATTTTATCAAAAACAAGATTTCCGGAACTGCACTCGAAACCCACAAAGAATGGATTCATTTCGGATTAACATCACAAGACATCAACAACACCGCCATTCCATTGGCAACCAAAGAAGCTTGGGAAAATGTGGTTTTGCCCGAAATGAATGCAGTCATACACAACCTGGACGCACTTGCAAAAGAGTGGTCTGACATACCCATGCTTGCCAAGACCCACGGACAACCTGCTTCTCCCACACTTCTGGGCAAAGAAATCAAAGTTTTTGTGGAAAGAGTGAAAGGACAAATAGCATTGTGTCAACAAATCCCATTCTCCGCTAAGTTTGGTGGTGCTACAGGAAATTTGAATGCACATTTTGTAACATTTCCCGACAAGGATTGGATTTCATTTGCAAAAGATTTTACCGAAAACACACTCGGACTGAGTCGTACACGCTACACCACTCAAATCGAGCCCTACGACAACGCTGCCGCTTTTTTTGATGCTAATAAACGGATTAATAACATTTTTATAGACCTGAGCCGAGATTTCTGGACCTATATCTCGATGCATTATTTTACCCAAAAAATCAAAGCAGGCGAAATAGGCTCAAGCGCTATGCCTCACAAGGTTAACCCCATTGATTTTGAGAATGCCGAAGGCAATCTGGGTATGGCAAATGCAATATTGGAACATTTGGCTGCCAAACTTCCCATCAGCCGTCTGCAAAGGGATTTGACAGATTCAACCGTACTAAGAAACGTGGGAGTTCCTCTGGCTCATGGAATCATAGCATATAAATCTCTGTTGAAAGGCTTAGATAAGCTGCAATTGCATCGCCAAACCATTGACAATGATTTGGAAGATAATCTGGTGGTGGTAGCAGAAGCGATTCAAAATATTTTAAGGGTTATTGGATATCCTAATCCTTATGAAACACTCAAAGAACTGACCCGCAATAATGAAAAGCTAACCCGTGAGAAATTGGATATTTTCATTGATGGTCTTGATGTTAGCGCAGATATCAAAACACGTCTAAAAAAGATTACCCCTTTTAATTATACCGGCAATAACTGA
- a CDS encoding tetratricopeptide repeat protein, with protein sequence MKLRHFASIFSITAIALLSACSTQSKEEKSLALIAEQEGENGSKDSLYSLYIHFAESYPQHAKSAAFLYKTADYYKMTKPEQSAMLFKEYFDKYPDSAQAANSLFNAAFMLENINADLSIELYKKFIGKYPKDERTESAIQNLKFVGKPAEFIMENLKQSGMIQEEIDSLSKQIK encoded by the coding sequence ATGAAACTTCGTCATTTTGCAAGTATTTTCTCAATCACAGCCATAGCACTATTAAGCGCTTGCAGTACACAGTCAAAAGAAGAAAAATCACTCGCATTAATTGCTGAACAAGAGGGTGAAAACGGGAGCAAAGATTCTCTGTATTCGCTCTATATTCACTTTGCAGAGAGCTACCCACAACATGCAAAGTCAGCCGCATTTCTTTACAAAACTGCCGACTACTACAAAATGACTAAACCTGAGCAATCTGCCATGTTGTTTAAAGAATATTTTGACAAATACCCCGACAGTGCACAAGCTGCCAACAGTTTGTTCAATGCTGCTTTTATGCTTGAAAATATCAACGCAGATTTGTCCATAGAGCTTTACAAAAAATTTATTGGCAAATACCCCAAAGACGAACGCACCGAATCCGCCATTCAAAACCTGAAATTTGTGGGCAAACCTGCCGAATTTATTATGGAGAACCTCAAACAAAGCGGAATGATTCAGGAAGAAATTGACTCTCTCTCAAAGCAAATTAAATAA